The Caldicellulosiruptor acetigenus DNA window GAAATAATTTTTCTTATAATTTCATCATCAATTTCTTTTTCAATCGCATATAAATTTCCTCTGCTATCAGATACTACTTTAATATATTTGTGGTTCTCCAAAAGCCATCTAAACACATCTATAGGTTCATAATCATTTTTTAAAGCTATAAAATACGCTGATCTTTGCGAATAGTTCAACAAAAAATTAAAATAAGAGTTTAAACTCTCTAACAAATTTTTTAATAAAACAAGAATTTCCTTTTTGTTATCCCCAAAAAGATGTTGATATAAAACACCAGATATATTTTTTATAAGCGGTTCAACATTATTTATTAGAATATTTCCTAAGATTGCTTTACTTTCTGAATCCATTAAATCATCAATTACCTCATCAAGCTTATATTTCTCATAGAAATTTCTTCCTTTGAATTCTTCTTCTCTGGTTCTAAAGTCGCTGTTACCTATCAAATAGTCCACAGTAACATCAAAATACTCTGCAATTTTGAGTAAGGTATCAAAATTAGGCTCCCTATGCCCATTTTCATAATTTGCTATGGTTTGTGTAGAAACTCCTAAAATTTCTGCTAAATCACTTCTTGAAATATTTTTTTCTTCTCTAAGCTCTTTAAGCCTAAATCTAAATAAATTCACACAACCACCACCAAAAACTATTCGTTTAATTTTCATTATAAAACAAACTTAGAGAATTAACAATATCAAACCAAATGAATTTATCAGTAAATATTTAAAACTATATGTTGACATATACGTTTTGTTTGATATAATAATATTAGAAAACGAATTGAATATAGCAAAATAAAGTCACCCAATAAAACATTAAAAGGGGTGTTAAGAGATGGAGCTTTACAACCCACAACCACAAAGAGAAAAAATTGAAAAACTCACAATCAGCATAAAGGAAGCTGCCCAGATGCTGGGTATATCTTACAATGTCATGCTTACTTTGGTACACAGGAGGGACTTTCCAAAAATCTTGGCTGGGCAGCGACGTATCCTCATACCCAAAGAAGCTTTTATCCGCTGGGTAAATGAACAGGCTTGCCAGAATAAATAAGGTGCTTACTTACTTTTGTTAGGTGTCCATGTTCAAGCTATCCCCTTTCTTCCTTCTGTTCGTTGCCCTGTTCGGTAACCGACAGAGCGGCTTTTTGATAGCTGGTTGTTGTTGCTATACAGAAGAGTGGTTATAAATGGAAGAAATATCTAATATGCCAAATTCAAGCTTGTATTCCTTAGAAGCAGAAGAAGCAGTTGTCGGTGCAATGATAATCAATCAAGATATAATTCAGGAAGTTGAAGAAGTCCTATGCAAGGAAGATTTTTACAATGCTAATCTAAGTATAATTTTTAAAATAATTTTAAGCCTTTACAAAAACAAGTATCCTGTAGATATTATCACAGTTACAGATGAACTAAAAAAGAGGAATTTTTTAGAAGGTGTTGGTGGGCAGGAGTATTTAACTAATCTTATATTTAGTGTACCTACAACAGCTAACGTTATGTATTACGCAGAGATTGTGAAACAAAAATCAATCTTAAGAAAAGTGACAAAGAAAAGTGAACTTCTTTTGAACACCTTACAAACAGGCGACATCCAGCAAGCAAAACATCTTATAGAAGATTTGGCGAATGAAACGAATTTTATTGAAAGCAGAAACTTTGAAGATGTCAAGGTAATGAGCATTTCTGAAGCTGCAGAAAATGATAGGCGACAAGGAACACATCTATGGCTTGTACAAAATTTCATACCCGAAAAAGGCCTTGTAATTTTCTCTGGAAGACCCAAACATGGCAAAACTACAGTGCTGTACAAGATTATTTCTGATGTTGTGTCAGGTAGACCTTGTTTTGGACGAGCTACTAGAAATGCCAGAGTTTTATGGCTGACTTTCGAAAATTCTTATTCTGCAGTTGAAGAAGGACTTTTGAAACATAATTGCACAAACCTTGACAATATTCTCACAATTGAACTATCAGAACAAAAAACAATGTTGAACGTTGAAATGCTGGTAAGAACAGCCAAAAAACATGGCTGCAACTTGATTATTTTAGAACCAATGACGGTTTTGAACGAATTAGCTAAACTTGGGCAAACAAACAAACTCTCTTATGAAGCTATCTATGCTACATTAATTCCAATCATGCAGACTATGAAAAAGGAAGGGCTTTGCTTTATTGGGGTAAGACACAGCAGTAAGGGGAAAGGAACATTGAACGATATTACGGATGTTATTGACGCACCGATGGGCTCCACAGCTTTTTCAGCAGCTGCTGACGCGCTAATTGGTTTTGGTTTACCGCCAAACGCTGAAAAAAGTACACAGCGTAGGATAATGGCTATTGGTCGAGATGTCCAACTTGATTATTTGTTGGAGTTTGATACTGAAAAAGGCTGCTATATAGAGTTGGGAGAGGTATCTATTGAAAAACAATTATCAGAACTTGAAAGCAGGGTTTATAAATATGTAAAAAACAATACAGCAGTTACTCCAAAGGAGATTGCTAAGAATACAGGATTAAAAGAAGGAAGTGTTAGAAGCGCTTTACATCGATTAGTCGAAAAAGGATTAGTTATAAAAATCTCAAGCTATTATTCATTGCCAGCTAATAATAACCACGAAAATAATAATAATTCTGCAACACTTGCAACGAATGCAACACTTGCAACGTTTGCAACATTTGCAACAGATACAACAGTGGTAAAAGAAAGTAACCTGTTGCAAGGCGTTGCAGACAGTTTGCAACGCACAGAAAACGAGATTTTACTAGAATTTGAGGAGGATAAAACATATAGCGTTGCAACTGTTGCAAAAGACGAATTACAAAATAGTTTCTTTACATTATCAAAAGTTGACTTTTCCCTACCACAGATGGAGGTGGATAAGATTAATAGAAGAATTTACATTGACTCATTCAAGAACCTAACAACAAGGGTTTACAAAGATGTTCTCAAAAATTTTTCATGTGAAAAATGCCAGCAACCTTTAGAGTACTCAGAATCCATTCACATGGGAGTCTGTCCTAAGTGTCATCAACTTTATTCCCTCATTCCAAGAAAGGCAGCTGATGTTGAAGGGGGACGCTTTTTTGTAGAACTTAAAGAACAATAAATAAAAACTAATTTAAATCCTAATGAAAGGAGATGTTTTCAATGTCCAAGAAAGTTGTCATTGACCTTGAAGAACTTGAAAGGTTTTTGGATTACTTGAACGACAAAGTTTTTGATGGTTACAAGAGAGAGACAACAAGAGCGGTTAAAGACTTTCTTGAAGACCTCAAAAAGCGTAACAGACTTGCAACAGACAAACATAATTCAAGATATTAAGCGAAAGGAGTTGAATTTAAAATGCCAAAGGTAACAGTAAACATACCCAAGCCAGTTTACGACAAGCTTTGCAAACTTGCAGTTGAGGGCAGGACTATTGATGAGATTATAACCCATGCAAGTGGAATTTTGATTGACACCATAAGAAGAGCTACCAAAAGAAAGTTAGAGACAGCTCACTGGTTTACAATTGCCTCTGCCATTGATATGGACTATAGAAAGCTGCTCATTGCATTTCTTGACCAAGGTACAGACTTATTTTCTTCTCTTTTTGCAAAGTACCACAGGGAAAATAACACCAGAGAGATGGCGCAAGTTTTGAGGGTGATAATCTTTCTGGAGTACCTAAAAGAGTGTATTCACAATGAAGGTATTGACAATCTGGTAGAACTCAGATACTCACCTTTGGAAGAAGAACTCAAGTTTTGGCAGGACAAAGGATTTACAATTCCAAAGAACCTATTTCTAAAAACCAAGTCAGAAAGGGAGGCGATTTATCAATGATAACAATTGAGAAAGCTCAGACAAATGATGTGTTTGAAAGGGTATTCTCACAGTTAACAATGGAGCTTGTAAGTTACAGGTCAAATGAGATTCTAAAAGACCCAGAGTATTTAAAAATTACAGAAAAAATTGAAATTCTTGAAACAAAGCTAAAGGAACTAATGAGTAAAGAAGCTTTAAAAATTTACACAGAGCTTGAAGAGCTCCAGAGCTATTTATGTGCTATCTATGAACTTCACGGTTACAAGCAGGGTCTCAAAGATGGTGCAAAGCTGACAGCAAAGCTTTTGGCAGAGTAAAAATTTAACCTGAGCCGATGGGATAAAATTCTGTCGGCTCCTCAATTAGGTTATATCAAGACAGCCAGAGCAAAAAGTTTTTGTTTGATGAGGAAACAGGAAAGACCATAAGAGTTAAAGAAATACCAAAGCATTTGAAAGTAATAAAAAGCAGAGGGAAGGGGGGAGTCAAAAATTTTGACAAATCTTAACGGACCGCGCGGGGCAGGTCAGCGTGAACAAAATTCGTTTTATTTTACAAAAGGGGTATCCCATTTTGGGGGTACTTTTTTTTATTGCAAACCTATAGCAAGCTTATGACAAAATTCGACATGACAGCTTTGTAGGTGGTATAATCAAAGTAGAACATAGGTTTGAGGTGATTATAAAATGCCTTACTATGACTGGGAAAGCTTGAAACGTGAGTTTATGCTTGGGAATTTCAAGACTCTTAAGACGATAAAAAAGACGACCACAGCGAGGAAATTCTCCAGAGAATGAGGGAAATTGTCCAAGCACTCCATGAACCAGACGAGACTTCTGTCGTAAACTAAGCTTGCAAACAAAGGAGTGTTAATAACAAATGGAACAGACAGTTACTGCACAGCTTGACAAGGCACAAAGGCAGCTTCTAATTGCCGACAACCTAAAGCTTGTGTATCATATAGCGAATAAGTTTATGCCATGTCCTAAGGGTTACATGTATGAAGTTGATGACCTAATTAGTGAGGGTTACTTTGGTTTGATTGTGGCAGCTCAGAATTACAAACCAGTGCTTGGAACACCATTTGTAAGTTATGCGTGCAAGGTGATTGAAAGCAGAATAAAAAGAAGCTTGCCAAAGTACAAATTATCTTCTTCCATTTCTTTGGACAGTCCAGTATCAAAAGAACCAGAAGAAGATACATCAACAATTGGAGATGTAGTCTCAGATGGTTATTCAGTCGAAAGAGAAGTAATCAGAAAGGATACTCTACAAAAGCTTCAAAGGTATTTTGATACCTTGACCGATGAGGAAAAAGAGAGGGTTTTATACTACATCTCCACAGGAAAAAATCCACCTGCCAGCGATAAGGTGTTCAGAAAAGCAAGAAGGAAGATAATAGCTAAGATGAGACAAGAACAGTTTGAGGCGGACCTTGACGATTTGACAGTATTCATATCCTGCCCAGCGGTGCATGTAGCAACTGGCAATGGTTACTTTTCATCTCCAGTTGAAACTGCAGTTATTGCAAGAGAGGAGAAAAGAAAACAGCTTGAAGTTTTGTCTTATATTCCACAATTGGACAAGCTAAGAATGTTAAAACAGCAAGGCGAACAGGATAGAATGAGACTTCTTGCTGCTAAATGGGAAGTGGAAGAGTTTATTGAAAGGCACTGGGATAACCTTACAGTCTACAATGTTAGACTTCTCAAAGACTATTTTGTTTTTTGTCTTTCCCATCTGTCCATGGTGCAAAAGTATGGCAGCAAGTACAGAGAAACTGTCAAAAGAATTGTAAAAAAGCTAATGGAATAATATCCCCCCACCTTAAAATTACAAGACAACTTTTGGCGACCAGCGGGCGGGGCTCCAAAAACCTGTAC harbors:
- a CDS encoding helix-turn-helix domain-containing protein, producing the protein MELYNPQPQREKIEKLTISIKEAAQMLGISYNVMLTLVHRRDFPKILAGQRRILIPKEAFIRWVNEQACQNK
- a CDS encoding sigma-70 family RNA polymerase sigma factor encodes the protein MEQTVTAQLDKAQRQLLIADNLKLVYHIANKFMPCPKGYMYEVDDLISEGYFGLIVAAQNYKPVLGTPFVSYACKVIESRIKRSLPKYKLSSSISLDSPVSKEPEEDTSTIGDVVSDGYSVEREVIRKDTLQKLQRYFDTLTDEEKERVLYYISTGKNPPASDKVFRKARRKIIAKMRQEQFEADLDDLTVFISCPAVHVATGNGYFSSPVETAVIAREEKRKQLEVLSYIPQLDKLRMLKQQGEQDRMRLLAAKWEVEEFIERHWDNLTVYNVRLLKDYFVFCLSHLSMVQKYGSKYRETVKRIVKKLME
- a CDS encoding DnaB-like helicase N-terminal domain-containing protein, which encodes MEEISNMPNSSLYSLEAEEAVVGAMIINQDIIQEVEEVLCKEDFYNANLSIIFKIILSLYKNKYPVDIITVTDELKKRNFLEGVGGQEYLTNLIFSVPTTANVMYYAEIVKQKSILRKVTKKSELLLNTLQTGDIQQAKHLIEDLANETNFIESRNFEDVKVMSISEAAENDRRQGTHLWLVQNFIPEKGLVIFSGRPKHGKTTVLYKIISDVVSGRPCFGRATRNARVLWLTFENSYSAVEEGLLKHNCTNLDNILTIELSEQKTMLNVEMLVRTAKKHGCNLIILEPMTVLNELAKLGQTNKLSYEAIYATLIPIMQTMKKEGLCFIGVRHSSKGKGTLNDITDVIDAPMGSTAFSAAADALIGFGLPPNAEKSTQRRIMAIGRDVQLDYLLEFDTEKGCYIELGEVSIEKQLSELESRVYKYVKNNTAVTPKEIAKNTGLKEGSVRSALHRLVEKGLVIKISSYYSLPANNNHENNNNSATLATNATLATFATFATDTTVVKESNLLQGVADSLQRTENEILLEFEEDKTYSVATVAKDELQNSFFTLSKVDFSLPQMEVDKINRRIYIDSFKNLTTRVYKDVLKNFSCEKCQQPLEYSESIHMGVCPKCHQLYSLIPRKAADVEGGRFFVELKEQ
- a CDS encoding DUF6809 family protein; its protein translation is MITIEKAQTNDVFERVFSQLTMELVSYRSNEILKDPEYLKITEKIEILETKLKELMSKEALKIYTELEELQSYLCAIYELHGYKQGLKDGAKLTAKLLAE
- a CDS encoding helix-turn-helix domain-containing protein; this encodes MKIKRIVFGGGCVNLFRFRLKELREEKNISRSDLAEILGVSTQTIANYENGHREPNFDTLLKIAEYFDVTVDYLIGNSDFRTREEEFKGRNFYEKYKLDEVIDDLMDSESKAILGNILINNVEPLIKNISGVLYQHLFGDNKKEILVLLKNLLESLNSYFNFLLNYSQRSAYFIALKNDYEPIDVFRWLLENHKYIKVVSDSRGNLYAIEKEIDDEIIRKIISEVYDVYFGLTDLLKQHGEILSSLRYIEEFYTKNLKENFSRILKFLEMPQDLIELIENDNNIENKVKEGDLDGSKNA